The Etheostoma spectabile isolate EspeVRDwgs_2016 chromosome 4, UIUC_Espe_1.0, whole genome shotgun sequence sequence tgttctctcttctctgtgGCGTTCTCTCCTGGTTGAGCGCACATCTCTCTGGCGAACATGGGATGTTCTCCTTGTCGTTCTGTGGTGGCTCCACCCTTCCTTGTCCCTTGGTCTTAACTGGTGCCTCTGCTGCCCTCTGACCTTCTGTACGTGTCGGACCAAAGATACAGGATCTGTAGATCAGCGACACCTTGGTGGCTGGGATGGCATGCCACTGGAAATTGCTGCTCTCCAGAGGCTTGTCTGAGATGAAGTCAAAGCCCCATCGCTGGCAAGCCTCCTCCAGGTCTTTCTGCAGGGCAGCCTGGTACTCCACCCGCAGCTGCTCTCTATCGACTGGGCCAAACAGGTTCCGTTGAGCACGGCCTTTCCCGATCCGATGCCCGATCCGCTTGTGAGTATCCATCGTTCCACACTGCAGGAAACAGAAAATGGACCACTGGTTAGTTGGAATCAATTAATCCATTAATCAGATAATATGCCTAACCAATTTATTGATAAATCAATTCATGGCTGCAGCTCTAATTCTCAGACACTTGATGgtaatgtaaacattttcagAGATAAAAGAAGCATTGGTTTTGCCCAAGTGAATAAAAAGCttaatttagaaaaacaatCTATTTCTAAAATTTGAAGAAAGAAATCACTCCAATCCATGCTACAAATCCACCCTGGGTTAACtgcttcaatttaaaaaaacaaaacaaaacaaaccagtAGAAATCAGGCTTACCATGGCTCTAATCAGTTAAAGTCTCCTCAATGTGAACTACAATGCATCTCAGACTGTTGTGTTACTGGGCTGCTCTTTATAGGAACATGAGCAGCCGGTGACTCAGTGAGCCCTCCTGTGTGAATCACTGGTACATGCCTGGACATAATCTTAGACAGACATGTAAAGGCAAGTCCTCAGCACAGGCTGTGATCACTGCAGGCACACAGAGTCACCACTAGGAGGCAACGTCAGCCCTTCTACAGAGAGTCAGTTCAACAAATTCCAAACCTCAATGAGCAGCTCAACATTGATGAGGataatagaaaaaaaggttAGATTAAAAAAACGTATTATTAATTCAGTGATTTCCACACCTGTGTATTTACACAACTGCTCTACTAAACTATTCCAGGAATGTGGGTTAAATGGTCACTTTCTTGCAAGAGCCCCAGGAAGGAATCAGATGTGTCTGAGGAGACTAATAAGTCATAATGGTCATCCGGGAAGGGCTGGCCCACCCTAATTACTGGTATCCTGCTAACGATCTTTGGGGATGAGTGGTCATTGTAATTACAATAACATTTATTTGGGAGACACTCCGCCCATTAAATGGATTACATTTTACAGAAACTGCACCGGTTTTATACGGATGATGGGTTGAGATGTAGGCTATGAACCATTGGTATTTTTCCCAGGAAGTTTATTCATGTTCAGCGGATAATGTTTTGGGGGTACATCAACTTACCAGCCCGAACACTTGTTGCACTTGTTTGAAACGTCACGCTAATATAGCAATATGGCTACATAACGTTACTACAGACGTAGTAGGGCTGTATGCTGTAACGTGGACGAGATATGAAGCAACGGATGCTCTGTTCACGAAACTGCAGGCTAACTGGTAGCACGACAtaatgattacatctccttggttgtctaaatacatccaccGTTTATTTAGATATGAACGAAGCATGAAAGCATGTTAACAACGAAACGCAATGTTTAACTTTAGTCAATATTGTAGACAATGAAACGCTGAGTTCATAAATTCGCCATGCATACCAACGAACTATATTTGTAGGGGACACGAGAGAATGAACGAACATGTTGCTACCATGGAAGTAGCTACCGCCGGTTGCTACAACACAAGCCAACTGTTGCTAGTGCGCATGGCCGTCATGACGTCATGGGCCAGCCAACGCGGGAAGACGCGAGCTTCGTGATTGCTTTAtgcactctctttttttccccgtccagagcaacggatctgttggtccatttctttcactgtctatggctTTTGTGCAGTCTCATTGGAATGTACTGGGCTTCCCGCCGAACGCTGTATCGAGTTCTCCAATGGGCTTCACCTCGAAGGCTGTATGCTGTGtgtttgctcttgggggaatgaCTTAGTCTATTACTAGTCTAATAATTAGCCAAACCAAGTAATTAGTCTAATTACTTATAGCTCAATAGATCTGAGATCGAGCTGCAGGACGAAATCAAATCGCCGACAGAGTGGaaggggtttacccagtctaggaattactggaattgtgtGTTATCTAATGAGTTATACATTTGCTGTTCAGACACCACATTTGTCGGgtgtttgtaaattatagagtgtatTTTATCTAGATAGAAGATACTTTATTCATGCCAGCGGGGAAATTCGAGTGTCtatcacacataaacacacattccCATTCACAACACAGTTCccataataaatgaaatgaaataaataaataaatacaatgcaaatatataataaataataagtgtctcgagataactcttgttatgaattgacactataaataaaaatgaattgtatCCAGTTCTTATCATAGCCTACATCCATGAACTCTATAGGCTCCAAAACAGTAGTCCACataccaatgggtgacgtcgcTGCTacgtccattatttttacagtcagACCCAGCCCAGTTACTACACTGCTACACGTGAGGCTGGAACTCGTGTCGACCAGTCAAACTGGGCTGTCACAGCAGCCCAAATCACCAACCGatctcatattcaaacaacgcTGACGAGATGCCTACATGAGTTTAGAAGATTGATGGTCACGTTTTTGAGTGACAAACTGACCCCTGACTATTACAAACATATATATTTGTAAGactgaaaatatgaaaatggaCAACATAAATACTCTAGGCTATGTTATAAAACCAAGACATTTCTAGACTTGCTTGCAAACAAACCAAATACCACCAatgctaaaaaacaacaaaaaaacatttaagtttACAGTGATTTTACTTACGTTATCAGTCGAAGGCAGTCCACTCCAGCTTAAAAACGTCTTATTCAAACCTGTTGAATGATTCTGgtctgtgtatttgtttttttaggctacaacagcAAATgtggtgtaaaaaaaatgttcgaGCCTGCTGTTCTCCAACCCACCCTCTGAAATACATACAACTTAAGTCACCAAATAGTTACGTTAGCCTAACGTTACTCCTTGACAATTCCTCCAAGTCTTCTCACAGACGTTGGACCGGGGCTAAACTTTATGAACTCCGGTGGGTGGGGACAGTGGAGCTACTACAGGAGGACTTCCTCTCCCATGCAGGGGCGGGGGCTGCTGGCACACACGTGGAATTTTCCCCGGTGAAACACATGAGCACACGTGAGAATTTGGCTCGCTCCGTAGCAGTAGGCTAATGTATGCTTGCTGTCGGGGGAGGAAATTCCAGCACAGGATGACCCAGCACGGcccctttctctgtccctcaGTGCACAGATAAgtgatggaaaaatataaaCCAGGGCAGCAGTGATTGGAGAAGTATTCACATGTTACTTAAGTTAAAGTAGAAATACCACAATGATTAAATACCATAGGCTTGGAGTATTGTCAACGTTACATAAggacgtgcggtgatgtcagtaaggGTTcggcactgagttatgaaagccagattacTTAATTTATTGGTTAGGCTACAACCAGTAAACGTTACGCACAAGCGCGGCACAGACGCACGGTCGATATGCAGAAATTTTCAAtcaggatgtctctctctctctctcacacacacacgcaagttATGCAACCATCTTTATCCTAATTATTACACAGCGGccaattatgtttgtcagtcactgtcagcaacaatgaaaacatagCCTACACTGCTCAACTGCATATGAAGGCAAATGGATTGCAGCCAGCATTAGTTCAGTCACACTTATAAATTCAATATTAAGCCCTaaatagtttctgactcaccaatcggtagattaTTTGTAAATAGAATCCATCCGACGCTCTCTCCTCGTGAAGACGTCAATCCCAGCGTTGTAAAACACATCTTTACGGGCCTTCAGTTTGCATAGTCTCTGACTCTCATTTGACAGAATGGCGTAGGCTGAAAGACGTTGCCTGGTTCGGTTCCGATTCTAggttttgatccgtttcagggtggaaaatgtgtgCTCCACCGAAGCTGTAGGCTAGTTACTGGTATTGTCAGGATCAGTTGCAGCAGCTTTGATTCAGGAAATGTTGCTTCCATGtcatgttcttttaaaaagtcaagaaGCTGTGTCAGTGATTTGCCCCTTGAGTTCTTGTGAGCCATAGACCtactacatcagaatcagaaccagaatcagaatcagctttatttgccaggtacgAGGACACATAGGAGGATTTTTtatttggagcatcgttactcacactgtgcttacacagacaaaacaaccaaaacaaaaatatacacactaatatatacacaatgtatacatatactctaaacagaaacaatatagagccATGAGTGCTATgaagaaattattattataaattatttaaatgtggagcatagcatatggtactgggataaatagtagtatgttattatattacaatatgaacagtatgaacaaacagttctgaaataggaaatgaaaatgatgaataaataaaaataataagtgagatgtgagaatgggaatgatgaataatactaaataagtggaataataagtggaaccagtgaacaggtgctgtagagacagtgatTACTGGGTTACTGACCAGAATTAAACCTGACACTATCTTGTATGTATACAAGATCACAAAGGCATACTTTGACAGCTTCTCCAGTTTGCTGTCATCAAACTGGCGCAACATCTCTTCAAACCTTTCGCAATCTACCAATCCAATGAAATCGAGATCGGAAAAGTTATCCACAAAACCTGGTCTTCATCTGAACATTGACACTGTCCAGAATGCAGTAGTAGATGTGAGcttgttctgttttgtttgacagCCCATCATGTGTCTCGCAGTGAACAAGTTCCATCTCATCACATTTTTCCTCACAGTGTGCATGAAAACGGTCAAAATCTTGTCGCTTGCTGTCCAAAACTTTCAGTGTGTCTTTGATTACAGCAGAATCCGATATCCATGGTTTTGGACTGAAGGATGCTAAAGAGAGCATCCGTGTCATTGAAGATCCCTTTAAAAGCCATCAGTAGGAAACAGGTTGACCGTTTTGAAAGCCACAACTCAAACCCAGCAGCCATTGCCAATGTTTTACCGTCCCAGTTGTCGGAATTGTTGCCGATTACTTTAAACATGGCACGTAGACCTggaagatgaaataaaatcatttGGACCAGCCTTGAATTGGAGATTCACTTGGTTGCTGCTGCTCTGGAGATGCAGCGTTTGGCAGTGTCATCCAGGAGATGGGTGTGTTTggatgatttgaaaaaaaagaagcagaaagcccCTTAGCTGTCTTGAAAAAGGTTCTGCACTTGGGGATGCATTTTGCGTATTGGGCTAGAACCAGATGTAACTTGTGTGCATAGCAATGCGTTAAAATAGCTTCGAGCACCTTTTCTTTAACCTTTGCCTGCATCCCATTTAGCTCTGAGGCCATGACAGAGGCTCCGTCTTATGTCTGCGCAGCCAGTTCATAGCAGCAGTTGTATTTCTCTAATGTGCTCAGTACATAGCCTACTGCGAAATAGCTGCTGCTCTTCGGTCGTTGCTGACATCAAAGCCAAGAAAGGCCTTTTTCTACTTTACCTCCACATACATAACGTACAATAACAGATATTGGGGCTTTATCAGTCAACTCGTCCACCTCACATCAACAAATGTCACTGTTATGTTATGTCACTTCTAATGTCAGCAAGGAGCACGTCTGCCACTGAGTCAACCAGATCATTTTGTATTCTGTTAGATGTTCCAGAAAATACATTAGATGTACGTAGATGTAAAGCCAACCACTCGTCTTTCTCAGCTAGCACATCCAGCAACTCAATGTAATTGCCCCTGTTGCTAGAGCTAGCGCTTTCATCATTGCCACGAAAAGCAAGCTCTTGCTTTGCAAGGAAGCAGGTCACATTTATCAATCAATACCTCTCGGTTTTCCTTCATCTTTTCATTATGGTAGGTTGTATCAGCCTCCTTTGCTTGTCAAATGCAAGGTCGATCAGTCTGACTCGTTGAAAAAAGCAGGCAAGGATAGCAGTAGGCCTACAGCCGCTGACTGTTAGCAAAGCCACATAGTCAATCTTCTCTTCcaaaccagtcagtttgaaacggtCGGAcaatgttttgtcccttttgctgcagttgTCCATCTAAGGCTGCCGTAGACCTCCTTCTTGCTAttagctctttaaaaaaaattaaaatcgagtttagagaaattcctcaaCACTGTGATATCAGCGGAAATTGCtgctttcattttcactttgAATTTTGAGGGGATTGCGCTTACAAAGTACCTGGTGTAATgtatagacagttaaagaagggtGTAATGACATTAGCTGCGCAAATGTCCAGTAATATTTTGATCGACGGTAAAGAAGGCCTTATAGGTCACAACCATGGCCGGAAAAATGACAGATTGAAGATTTGACGTTGGGTCTGAAAGTCTCCCAGCAGAGACCTCTAACCATAGGCTGAGGAAGCCAATGAACATTTGAATGATGACCGTCAGTGGGACGGGTAGTCTGACGCATAGCTTGCTCACTCCTACTGGGCTGCTCCGAGGACAGGAGCAGTGGCACTTGCGActgaaa is a genomic window containing:
- the cdkn1a gene encoding cyclin-dependent kinase inhibitor 1 isoform X1 is translated as MCGTMDTHKRIGHRIGKGRAQRNLFGPVDREQLRVEYQAALQKDLEEACQRWGFDFISDKPLESSNFQWHAIPATKVSLIYRSCIFGPTRTEGQRAAEAPVKTKGQGRVEPPQNDKENIPCSPERCALNQERTPQRRENTGLKRKQTNITDFYQAKRRVVWMPLKSGE
- the cdkn1a gene encoding cyclin-dependent kinase inhibitor 1 isoform X2 — translated: MDTHKRIGHRIGKGRAQRNLFGPVDREQLRVEYQAALQKDLEEACQRWGFDFISDKPLESSNFQWHAIPATKVSLIYRSCIFGPTRTEGQRAAEAPVKTKGQGRVEPPQNDKENIPCSPERCALNQERTPQRRENTGLKRKQTNITDFYQAKRRVVWMPLKSGE